The following are encoded together in the Populus trichocarpa isolate Nisqually-1 chromosome 5, P.trichocarpa_v4.1, whole genome shotgun sequence genome:
- the LOC7493935 gene encoding dehydration-responsive element-binding protein 2D: MGGMSKSTTSGFGEKKQFKKPAQASSRKGCMRGKGGPENALCTYKGVRQRTWGKWVAEIREPNRGARLWLGTFDTSHEAATAYDAAARKLYGPEAKLNLPELQVNNCQFPASPANSQVTQMTYQPCQIIHNCSSTTSTCSSNTPSIESIEMTPMLYNHDPIMYFSNESVDSDGKGAVNEVNFGRSEVEIKEFWSNFNVNIPFDDSIWVEAAMSINFPVVEDPGIFASNLMEGTGRDTLQTPWCM, from the coding sequence ATGGGAGGGATGTCAAAATCAACCACGAGTggttttggagagaaaaaacagTTCAAGAAGCCTGCGCAGGCTAGTTCTAGGAAGGGGTGCATGAGAGGGAAAGGGGGACCAGAGAATGCTCTCTGCACTTACAAGGGTGTCCGCCAGAGAACTTGGGGCAAATGGGTGGCTGAAATTCGAGAGCCCAACCGTGGTGCTCGTCTCTGGCTTGGCACCTTTGACACCTCCCATGAAGCTGCCACGGCTTACGATGCTGCTGCTCGTAAACTTTATGGACCTGAGGCAAAGCTCAATTTACCAGAGCTCCAAGTTAACAATTGCCAGTTTCCTGCCTCTCCAGCCAATTCCCAGGTGACCCAAATGACATACCAACCTTGTCAAATCATCCATAACTGTAGTTCTACTACATCTACATGCTCATCCAATACCCCAAGTATTGAGTCTATTGAAATGACACCAATGTTATACAACCACGATCCAATCATGTATTTCTCCAACGAAAGCGTTGATTCGGATGGAAAGGGGGCAGTAAATGAAGTAAATTTTGGGCGAAGTGAAGTGGAAATCAAAGAATTTTGGTCGAATTTCAACGTGAACATTCCTTTCGATGACTCGATTTGGGTAGAGGCAGCAATGTCGATTAATTTTCCAGTGGTGGAAGATCCTGGGATTTTCGCTAGCAATCTCATGGAAGGAACAGGTAGGGACACATTGCAGACTCCGTGGTGCATGTAA
- the LOC7477642 gene encoding purple acid phosphatase 2 isoform X1: protein MEVRWDSFVGIFLVGLILGFAEIANGGITSSYVRNDDLSLDMPLDSDVFRVPPGYNAPQQVHITQGDHEGKGVIVSWVTPDEPGSKTVLYWAENSELKNSADGFILKYRYFNYTSGYIHHCTIKDLEFDTKYYYEVGIGNTTRQFWFITPPRPGPDVPYTFGLIGDLGQTHDSNRTVTHYELNPTKGQTLLFVGDLSYADDYPFHDNSRWDTWGRFVERSAAYQPWIWTAGNHEIDFVPEIGERKPFKPYTHRYHVPYRASGSTSPMWYSIKRASAYIIVLSSYSAYGKYTPQYKWLEKELPKVNRTETPWLIVLMHCPMYNSYAHHYMEGETMRVMYEPWFVEFKVDVVFAGHVHAYERSERISNVAYNIVNGLCAPIRDQSAPIYITIGDGGNLEGLVTSMTEPQPSYSAFREPSFGHGILDIKNRTHAYFGWHRNQDGYAVEADSVWLHNRFWNPLRASSVAAL, encoded by the exons ATGGAAGTGAGATGGGACTCTTTTGTTGGGATTTTTTTGGTGGGATTGATATTGGGTTTTGCAGAGATTGCTAATGGAGGAATAACAAGCAGTTATGTAAGAAATGATGATTTATCTCTTGATATGCCATTAGACAGTGATGTGTTTAGAGTCCCTCCTGGCTATAATGCTCCTCAACAG GTTCATATAACACAAGGAGACCATGAGGGGAAGGGTGTGATTGTGTCTTGGGTTACACCAGATGAGCCTGGTTCAAAGACAGTGCTTTACTGGGCTGAAAATAGTGAGCTAAAAAATTCTGCAGATGGCTTTATTTTGAAGTATAGATACTTCAATTACACTTCTGGGTATATTCACCACTGCACCATTAAGGATTTGGAG TTTGATACCAAATATTACTATGAGGTTGGAATTGGAAACACAACAAGACAATTCTGGTTTATCACTCCTCCTAGACCTGGCCCTGATGTCCCATACACATTTGGTCTCATAG GGGATCTTGGTCAAACTCATGATTCAAACAGGACAGTTACCCACTATGAGTTAAATCCAACAAAGGGACAGACATTGTTGTTTGTGGGGGATCTGTCTTATGCAGATGATTATCCATTTCATGACAACTCGAGGTGGGATACTTGGGGAAGGTTCGTAGAGAGAAGTGCGGCTTATCAACCTTGGATTTGGACTGCAGGGAATCATGAAATTGACTTTGTTCCTGAAATT GGTGAAAGGAAACCATTTAAGCCTTATACCCACCGTTATCATGTCCCATATAGAGCATCAGGGAGCACATCTCCGATGTGGTACTCCATCAAGAGAGCTTCAGCATACATCATTGTCTTGTCCTCTTACTCAGCTTATG GAAAATACACTCCTCAGTACAAATGGCTAGAAAAGGAGCTGCCTAAAGTAAACAGGACTGAGACACCATGGCTTATTGTTCTTATGCACTGTCCAATGTATAACAGTTATGCACATCATTATATGGAAGGGGAAACCATGAGAGTAATGTATGAGCCATGGTTTGTGGAGTTCAAagttgatgttgtttttgcCGGCCATGTTCATGCTTATGAGCGATCT GAACGTATATCAAATGTTGCATACAACATCGTGAACGGTTTGTGCGCTCCCATAAGAGATCAATCTGCCCCCATTTACATAACCATTGGAGATGGAGGAAACCTAGAAGGATTAGTGACCAG CATGACAGAGCCACAGCCAAGCTACTCAGCTTTTCGTGAACCTAGTTTTGGTCATGGCATCCTTGATATAAAGAACAGGACCCATGCATATTTCGGCTGGCATCGTAATCAAGATGGGTATGCTGTAGAAGCCGATTCCGTATGGCTCCACAATAGATTTTGGAACCCGCTGAGAGCTTCATCCGTGGCTGCGTTATGA
- the LOC7477642 gene encoding purple acid phosphatase 2 isoform X2 yields the protein MEVRWDSFVGIFLVGLILGFAEIANGGITSSYVRNDDLSLDMPLDSDVFRVPPGYNAPQQVHITQGDHEGKGVIVSWVTPDEPGSKTVLYWAENSELKNSADGFILKYRYFNYTSGYIHHCTIKDLEFDTKYYYEVGIGNTTRQFWFITPPRPGPDVPYTFGLIGDLGQTHDSNRTVTHYELNPTKGQTLLFVGDLSYADDYPFHDNSRWDTWGRFVERSAAYQPWIWTAGNHEIDFVPEIGERKPFKPYTHRYHVPYRASGSTSPMWYSIKRASAYIIVLSSYSAYGKYTPQYKWLEKELPKVNRTETPWLIVLMHCPMYNSYAHHYMEGETMRVMYEPWFVEFKVDVVFAGHVHAYERSERISNVALFCIAGTYIKCCIQHRERFVRSHKRSICPHLHNHWRWRKPRRISDQHDRATAKLLSFS from the exons ATGGAAGTGAGATGGGACTCTTTTGTTGGGATTTTTTTGGTGGGATTGATATTGGGTTTTGCAGAGATTGCTAATGGAGGAATAACAAGCAGTTATGTAAGAAATGATGATTTATCTCTTGATATGCCATTAGACAGTGATGTGTTTAGAGTCCCTCCTGGCTATAATGCTCCTCAACAG GTTCATATAACACAAGGAGACCATGAGGGGAAGGGTGTGATTGTGTCTTGGGTTACACCAGATGAGCCTGGTTCAAAGACAGTGCTTTACTGGGCTGAAAATAGTGAGCTAAAAAATTCTGCAGATGGCTTTATTTTGAAGTATAGATACTTCAATTACACTTCTGGGTATATTCACCACTGCACCATTAAGGATTTGGAG TTTGATACCAAATATTACTATGAGGTTGGAATTGGAAACACAACAAGACAATTCTGGTTTATCACTCCTCCTAGACCTGGCCCTGATGTCCCATACACATTTGGTCTCATAG GGGATCTTGGTCAAACTCATGATTCAAACAGGACAGTTACCCACTATGAGTTAAATCCAACAAAGGGACAGACATTGTTGTTTGTGGGGGATCTGTCTTATGCAGATGATTATCCATTTCATGACAACTCGAGGTGGGATACTTGGGGAAGGTTCGTAGAGAGAAGTGCGGCTTATCAACCTTGGATTTGGACTGCAGGGAATCATGAAATTGACTTTGTTCCTGAAATT GGTGAAAGGAAACCATTTAAGCCTTATACCCACCGTTATCATGTCCCATATAGAGCATCAGGGAGCACATCTCCGATGTGGTACTCCATCAAGAGAGCTTCAGCATACATCATTGTCTTGTCCTCTTACTCAGCTTATG GAAAATACACTCCTCAGTACAAATGGCTAGAAAAGGAGCTGCCTAAAGTAAACAGGACTGAGACACCATGGCTTATTGTTCTTATGCACTGTCCAATGTATAACAGTTATGCACATCATTATATGGAAGGGGAAACCATGAGAGTAATGTATGAGCCATGGTTTGTGGAGTTCAAagttgatgttgtttttgcCGGCCATGTTCATGCTTATGAGCGATCT GAACGTATATCAAATGTTGCATTGTTTTGCATTGCAGGAACGTATATCAAATGTTGCATACAACATCGTGAACGGTTTGTGCGCTCCCATAAGAGATCAATCTGCCCCCATTTACATAACCATTGGAGATGGAGGAAACCTAGAAGGATTAGTGACCAG CATGACAGAGCCACAGCCAAGCTACTCAGCTTTTCGTGA
- the LOC7477642 gene encoding purple acid phosphatase 2 isoform X3, which translates to MEVRWDSFVGIFLVGLILGFAEIANGGITSSYVRNDDLSLDMPLDSDVFRVPPGYNAPQQVHITQGDHEGKGVIVSWVTPDEPGSKTVLYWAENSELKNSADGFILKYRYFNYTSGYIHHCTIKDLEFDTKYYYEVGIGNTTRQFWFITPPRPGPDVPYTFGLIGDLGQTHDSNRTVTHYELNPTKGQTLLFVGDLSYADDYPFHDNSRWDTWGRFVERSAAYQPWIWTAGNHEIDFVPEIGERKPFKPYTHRYHVPYRASGSTSPMWYSIKRASAYIIVLSSYSAYVYMFIILLH; encoded by the exons ATGGAAGTGAGATGGGACTCTTTTGTTGGGATTTTTTTGGTGGGATTGATATTGGGTTTTGCAGAGATTGCTAATGGAGGAATAACAAGCAGTTATGTAAGAAATGATGATTTATCTCTTGATATGCCATTAGACAGTGATGTGTTTAGAGTCCCTCCTGGCTATAATGCTCCTCAACAG GTTCATATAACACAAGGAGACCATGAGGGGAAGGGTGTGATTGTGTCTTGGGTTACACCAGATGAGCCTGGTTCAAAGACAGTGCTTTACTGGGCTGAAAATAGTGAGCTAAAAAATTCTGCAGATGGCTTTATTTTGAAGTATAGATACTTCAATTACACTTCTGGGTATATTCACCACTGCACCATTAAGGATTTGGAG TTTGATACCAAATATTACTATGAGGTTGGAATTGGAAACACAACAAGACAATTCTGGTTTATCACTCCTCCTAGACCTGGCCCTGATGTCCCATACACATTTGGTCTCATAG GGGATCTTGGTCAAACTCATGATTCAAACAGGACAGTTACCCACTATGAGTTAAATCCAACAAAGGGACAGACATTGTTGTTTGTGGGGGATCTGTCTTATGCAGATGATTATCCATTTCATGACAACTCGAGGTGGGATACTTGGGGAAGGTTCGTAGAGAGAAGTGCGGCTTATCAACCTTGGATTTGGACTGCAGGGAATCATGAAATTGACTTTGTTCCTGAAATT GGTGAAAGGAAACCATTTAAGCCTTATACCCACCGTTATCATGTCCCATATAGAGCATCAGGGAGCACATCTCCGATGTGGTACTCCATCAAGAGAGCTTCAGCATACATCATTGTCTTGTCCTCTTACTCAGCTTATG TTTATATGTTCATTATCTTGTTACACTGA